Within Sorghum bicolor cultivar BTx623 chromosome 2, Sorghum_bicolor_NCBIv3, whole genome shotgun sequence, the genomic segment AGTTGGTTTCACAACTATATTCAACCATTTTTTGTACTCTTTAATTGCTAAAATATAGAAATATCATGAACTGACCGTGTTCGCTTTCTATATTATAATTCTATTTCAACCAAAATATGTATTCAAATTAAATTCTGATTACACCATTGTGTTTTTACAATAAATCCTTCAAAATAAGGCCACACATAGATATATTTACATAAAATTTTATTTATGAACATTTATCTCATAAAGATATAACAATTTTCTTTTATGTTCTAGTTTTCGAAAACAATGTTCCACCTTCACAAACTAAATGTTCTAGATTTTGAAAAATAATATTCCAAGTTTAGTAAAACAAAATATTATATTAATATGAATGGTATTATAATACTggtgaaaatgaaaaaaaaagttgcAAATCCTATGAAATAGATAGAAACAATAAGATGACAAAATCtgaaataaaaatacaaaaaaggtACAACATTCACTgacacaaaaaaaaataaaaatgtctcAACAAGATCATGTCTTTTGGCACACTTGATAAAACCTATCTGCAGTTGTCCGTGTGAAGACACTACAGAAGAGACTACTAGACACATTTTTAGTAAAACGTGTATATACTTCACTAAAGACTAAATGAAGTGTATCTAGCCTAGAGATAAAATGTATCTAGAAGGGCCTTTTCTTGTAGTGCTTCTTGCTGCTGCCTCAGCCTTGAGATACCCGGAATTCTCCTTCCATAATCCAGCAACTAAACATCTACTTGATAGTAATAAATGCAAATATGCAATACATATAGaccaaaaaaaaatactacacAATTCCACGTGCTCGAATTGAGAACAGACAGCTGTTAATTCTTCAGAAAAAAATAGGATTGCCATAATCTGATATTTTTAGGTGACAAAACTTGTTGGAGCAAGGTCACATACTTTTATTAGCAAATAATGGACTCTATAGTGAAACTTTTAAGAGATTTTGCGATAACAGCCGTCGTTGGGGTTTAGCCCAAAGGAATCTTGCCCCTTTCTCGTGACATGTGAGTCTGTAAGTCTATTTTAAGGGCACCACAACCTAAGAAAGTGACAAGCAGGGTTTTCAAGGACTCCAAGATTATCGGTCTATAAGGGCGTCCACAATGGTGTTAGCTACGTAAATAGCTGACGTGAAGGTGAGAAACAAGAGCAAATACAATTTTATACGTTCTACTACGTGAAATAAATAGACTATTTACTCGTCGATAATGACTactctcttttatttttttcgtGCCCACGTCATAATAGCTAACTAAATAGCTAGTTGTTAGGGACGCCTAAGTACTTCAACGACGCTTTGGATCAAGGAAGCCTGGAGACGCAGGGCTACAGGAGGAAAGCAGATAACTGTATAATCCTATTATAACCCTAAATATTTATTCCATGAATATAATTGTCATTCCAGAAGCATTTTGTCACCGTGTGCACAACCCCTCAGTTTCCCTATAAATATGGGGTACTATAACTGATGAAGAAATAGAGAATGATGAACCATGTTTCTTATCTTGACAATTTGTTTTCTGTTTGAACTGAATGGTCCTCGAGGCCTGAAAGGCTGAAACTCTCAATTTGGAGGGCTCCACTCAGGCCTCAGTTTCCCTGTAAATTTCCTAGCATCACTAAAACCATATCAGAGAATGTGTCTAAAAGAACATATCAGAGAAGGGTCGTACATTGCTAGGAAAAAAGAATGAAAACATTACATGGCAGATTATTGAACCTTAAACAATCACGCCATGAGATAGTATAACAACATCACGGTGTAGATAGGACATAGCAGCATGGTCCATCCGAATGGAATGAACAGGACGCAAATGTAATGAACAGGACAAATGGTGCTCGTGCAGAACAGATATCAAAATTCCCAAGGCAGTAAACTCTGAATCACCATTTCTCAATCGCAAACAGAAATAATGGACATAATTTGACAGTGGAAGTATAGAGCTGAATCCATCAATAAACTTATCCAAAAAAATCTGAATTATGGTGTACATAACGTAGCTGCCAAAAACTGTGCACATGCTCAACTGCACGCAATACAAGTAATAGTTATAACTCTGTTAGCTCAAACGATCCATTTCTTTCTATGATCCTTGCTAAGTGGTTTGAATCATGATGTTCAGGACCCCATGTGTTTTAATATAGTAATACAATACCAGTTCTTCAGTGCAGACGATTAGCATGCAATTTCTGTTTGATCTGATCTGAAGGTAATATACTTCTAAATTGACATTAATTGATCTGAAATTTTAACAGTCTTATAATTCACTATTCATACATAGGCAGCATCCGAAGATATGGTGGGGCAATTAACAAAAAACAAGTTTTACACTTCCCCAATCTCTATATCTTctgtcaaaaaggtcaaaggaaTCTAATTAATTAAAAGGGCTGACATGGTAAACTTTTGTGTTGaccagaaaaaaaagaaagcaaCAGATAAATGAAAACCAACACCAGAATTCAACTCATGGTTTTGTAAGCAAACAACTGCTAAAACAAGAATTGAGGCTTACCACATAAAAAAAGTATATGTCTCTAAAAGATAGACAGGGATGTAAAGTTAGCTGTTGCAACGAATTTGCACACATACCGATACTGTTTGCAACTTCAATAAAAATATGCAAAAATTGCAAAGCAACAAATTAAAGGCTATGAATAAGAGCAGGAAAACTAAACTTTGGGCATTACACATAAAGACAAGATAATCTTCTTAATGGGCACTGAATCTTCATGCATCATCTGCAGAGGTGGCTGTCAAAGGGATCATCCATCCTCAAATCATGCGTCATCTTGTAGCTTTTGTGTAGAATCAAATCAGAAAAACCTATGAATTTAAACCGAGCACCTTGAGAAGCTCTTTTGTCCAGTTGAAGCCGTCTGTGTTGATTAGTCATCCAATTATCACTGTTGGTAGTGTTGGCGTAACCGGATCCAAATACCATTTTCTTTAGAACTTTTGCATTCAGAACAAAGAACTTGGCAAAGTCAACATCAGGTCTCATGCCACGATAATTCATCACAACCACTTGTCTAAGATGAGACTCAAGGCATTCAACTGGATCCAGTGGATTATAGCTCCGTTTATTTTTCCTACTCTTCTGTAGGTGAGACTGGATAATAAAGAAAGAAACAATATGAAAGCAGTTACTAGGTATGCAGTCGACAATGTCACACGGTAGCTCAATAGATTATATTATGTCTCAAATGTTCATACTGACACATGAAGCAAGCAAAGACAAATGCTCACCTCGACATAAAGCTTCTGCAAGCAGGGGAAACACTTGAGGAAGTCAACAACTGAATCCAGATTAGGCCCACAAGAGCCAAGGGCCAAAACCTTTACAGTGCGCATCGAGGTTGTCAAGCTTAGGGCAATCATTTTCTGGACAAGAATCAGAGGCACAAAAATTAGTCACCAGCAGATATAAATCCAGAATATAAGATAAGATGGAAGAACTGAAGCCTGCTGGTACCTGAAAAACAGTGGTTCCAAGATCAAGTCTAGTGATGTCATTGGACCGCAAGCCCAATATCTCTAGTTTTGGAGCACGCACGACCCGGATTGTTGCCGGACCATTGTACGGGCTAAGTGATAGCAATCTTTCAAGGCAAGGGGCATCTTCTACAATAAGATATTGGAGTTTGGTATGATTTTCAACTCTCTCCCCAAAGCAGGAAACACTGATGCCAATGCTCCTTAGAGTGGGCGAGTTAATGCGGAGGCGACCAAAGCCGAAATTGTCATACAGCAAgaggctctcaagaacagggCAACCACAGAGGAGGCTGTGAAGAGCATCTTCCAACACGATGACCTTATACAGGGTGAGCTGCTTGAGGCAGGGAAACTTGAGCAATGGCGCCATCTCTCTTGGGAAATCGCAGTTGCCAAAGTCAGCAACACAGAGGGTGGGCGCGAAGCGTAACGCGGACGGCGGTAGCGGGTAGGGCAGCTGTGAGTTCTCGATCTCGTAGCGAAACTCGATCTCCCGGAGGCCGGTGAGGGCCCGGGAGCGCAACCAGCCATCGATTCTGGCGTAGCGGTCGCGGAGGCGGATGCCGGGGAGGGCGAAGCGACGGGCGGGGCCCGGGTGGTCGGAGAGGATCTTGGGGACGAAGATGATTCGCTTCCGCTCCTGGCCGCTGAGGTCGCTGTCGACACCTAGGTTGAGGGGTGCCGCGCGCCAGAGAGGGCGCCACCGGCGGGAGAGGATCTGGGTGCGGGCGCCGGCCTTAGTGGGGAGGAGGGAGATGACGGTGCCCAGTACCTCATCAGGGAGCCTGCTGATGAGATCGAGGCTGCTCTCGCTCACGCCATTGCCAATCCCCAATGGTTCTTGGCCTTTGCGCTTTTTGCCGGCGGCGGCCACAACCTCCATGGGAAAATGGGAAGCAATGGGCCGTCTCGTCTTCTGTAGTTCTTCTTTCCAACCGAAAAGCATTTTCTCAGGCCAAAAAAAAAGGCGCGTGAACAATTTTTCCTGTATTtcctttttccaaaaaaatgcATAATAGTTACTGAGCTAGTATCCCGTATGTCAAACATGTTTTTCAGATTTATCGCCGGTTTGTTTGAACTTCCGAGACTTTTTTTTACCTCACCTTTTGCACCTATCAAAAGTCAAAAGAAACTTCCGGGATCCAAAAGCTAAAGATTCTCGCAGCTTTTGGCTTTATGGAAGTTGTTT encodes:
- the LOC8057291 gene encoding F-box/LRR-repeat protein At3g26922: MEVVAAAGKKRKGQEPLGIGNGVSESSLDLISRLPDEVLGTVISLLPTKAGARTQILSRRWRPLWRAAPLNLGVDSDLSGQERKRIIFVPKILSDHPGPARRFALPGIRLRDRYARIDGWLRSRALTGLREIEFRYEIENSQLPYPLPPSALRFAPTLCVADFGNCDFPREMAPLLKFPCLKQLTLYKVIVLEDALHSLLCGCPVLESLLLYDNFGFGRLRINSPTLRSIGISVSCFGERVENHTKLQYLIVEDAPCLERLLSLSPYNGPATIRVVRAPKLEILGLRSNDITRLDLGTTVFQKMIALSLTTSMRTVKVLALGSCGPNLDSVVDFLKCFPCLQKLYVESHLQKSRKNKRSYNPLDPVECLESHLRQVVVMNYRGMRPDVDFAKFFVLNAKVLKKMVFGSGYANTTNSDNWMTNQHRRLQLDKRASQGARFKFIGFSDLILHKSYKMTHDLRMDDPFDSHLCR